The Streptococcus sanguinis genome contains the following window.
AGTCATATACAGGGTCAGGTAAATAGCTGTTCCCCAGCCAGCCTGCCCAGACCAGCCCATTCTATAAACATTGGGCATAAATTGTTGAATCAGCTGTAGCATTAGTTACTCCCTTCTTTCAGAACATGCAGCTCTACTCCTGTTTCGCGCAGACTTTCCTGCACCGCCGCCAGTTGCTTGGTCTCTCCAGATAAGATAACGACCATTTCTCCGACTGGTACATGGTCTAAAATCTCAATATTAGCGTGAAGAATATTGGCCGATATGTGATACTGCTTGTAAATGTCGTTTATAATGGCTGTGTCCGTCACCACACCTGAGTATTTCAGATGGGCCAGAATGGAATTTTCCGGCAGGTTTTGCACAATCCTCTGCTGGTTGATTTTGATCATAGCCTCATTGATACCCGTTGCGGTCGTAATGAAATCTTGGGTCAGCTCATTCTTGGGATTAGAGAAAATATCCAGAACTGAGCCTTCCTCAATCAGCCGACCATTTTGCATGACTGCTACCCGGTTGGCAATGTCCTTGACAATCTGCATTTCGTGGGTAATGAGGACAATTGTCAGACCCAATTTTTGATTCAAATCCTGCAATAGAGCAAGAATCTGCTTGGTGGTCTTAGGATCCAGAGCGGATGTGGACTCGTCCGAGATGAGGATTTTGGGATCATTGGCCAAGGCCCGCGCAATGGCCACCCGCTGCTTCTGACCGCCAGACAGCTGGGCAGGATAATTGTCCGCCCGATCCGCTAAGCCTACCAAGTCTAAAAGCGTATGAACTTTCTTGTCTTTTTCAGCAGCTGATAAAGGAGAATGCTTGAGCGCAAAGGCAACATTTTCCTTGGCTGTCATCTGAGCCATGAGGTTAAAATGCTGGAAAATCATCCCAATATCCTTACGCTTTTGGCGTAGCTCAGCCGCAGTAAGCTGAACCTGATGATGATCATAGAAAACCGTATCATCCACCGTAATCTTGCCAGCAGACGGCACCTGCAGCAAGTTAATGACACGAACCAGGGTAGACTTGCCGGCACCAGAATAGCCTACAATTCCATAAATATCTCCCTGATTAATATGAATGGTCACATCTTCTACGGCCCTAATGTCTTGCTTCTTTTGATTAAAAACGACATCAATGTGATCCAATTTGATAATTTCTTTGCCCATAATTTCCGATTCACTCCTTGATTTGTCCAATATGAGATTTAGCCACTATAGCCTTTTAATTTGCTTTCCGCTTGTCGCTTGACTAGGGAAATGTGCTACCACAAGCCGCAATCTTTACCGACCTAACCCAAAGCCAGATAATGATTAAACTAAATGACCATAATAGCAGATAAAGGGCTGGAGAAGCTAATCTCCGCCCTTCTTAATCATTTCATTTATTCAATACAATGACTTTCTACTAGTAAAAATTACCACACTGGCTGATCCATACCATCTGATGATTCTTCGATAACTTTTTTCACTTCATCAGTGTGGTAAGCCTTGATAATTTTTTCAATCGCGTCAGCCTTGTCTGATTTCTTCCAATCTGCTTTCGCTGCAATCAGATTATACCATTGTTTTGAGTTTTCATTGGCTTCTTCTTTGAAGAGAGCCTTCTTGTAGTCAATGCCTGCTTCGCGAACGAAAGTATTATTGACAACTGCAGCATCTGCTGAAGTCAGAGAAGCTGGTGTTTGAGAGGCATCCAACTCAGAAATTGTCAGATTCTTCTTGTTTTCTTTGATGTTGGCAACAGTCGCAAGCTCGTTTCCTTTAACATCAAGCTTGATCAAGCCAGCTGATTCAAGAAGATAAAGAGCGCGGCTCTCATTTGTTGCATCATTTGGAACGGCAATCGTACCATTTTCTGGGATGTCTTTCACATCTGTATATTTATTTTTGCCGTCCTTTGTACCAGAGTAGAGACGAATAGGAGCGATATAGGTATCCGCAACAGACACAAGGTCTGCTCCCTTCTCTTTGTTCCAGTTTTCAAGGAAGTTGTAATGTTGGAAAGCGTTGATATCCACATCACCGTCAAGCAGAGCTTGGTTCGGCTGAGAGTAGTCGGTAAACTGCGTATATTCTAATTTAACGCCTGCATTTTCTTTGTCAAGAATCTCTTGAACCTTGTTCCAGCGCGCTTCTTCTGTATCACTCAGGCTCATCACCCCGACCTTAACCGTTACAGTTCCGTCTTCTGATTTGCTCTCCTTACTAGAAGAGCCGCCGCAAGCTGCCAAACCCAAGGCTGCAAGCCCTACTAGGCCTACTGAAAAGATTTTTTTCAAATTCATCATTTTTTCTCCTTTAATGGATAAAATTCTAAATCTTCTATTTTATAAGATTACTTCTCATTTTACCATGTTCAAGGAGACTTGGCTTATATAAATAATTTATCGCCGTGATAAAAAATTTATATGACTGATTGAAGCATTTGAGTTGATTTTATGCCCTTTTACTGCATGAAGGTCAGCAGATAGCCGTATCCTTCTGCTTCCATTTTTTCTTTTGGGATAAATCGCAGAGCTGCTGAGTTGATACAGTAACGTAGACCGCCTGCTGATTCTGGGCCGTCAGTAAAGACATGCCCCAGATGGGCATTGCCAGAACGGCTGCGCACTTCGATCCGCTCCATGCCATGGCTCTTGTCTTCATAATATCGCAGAACTTCTCTGGCGATAGGCCGGCTAAAGCTAGGCCA
Protein-coding sequences here:
- a CDS encoding MetQ/NlpA family ABC transporter substrate-binding protein, which translates into the protein MMNLKKIFSVGLVGLAALGLAACGGSSSKESKSEDGTVTVKVGVMSLSDTEEARWNKVQEILDKENAGVKLEYTQFTDYSQPNQALLDGDVDINAFQHYNFLENWNKEKGADLVSVADTYIAPIRLYSGTKDGKNKYTDVKDIPENGTIAVPNDATNESRALYLLESAGLIKLDVKGNELATVANIKENKKNLTISELDASQTPASLTSADAAVVNNTFVREAGIDYKKALFKEEANENSKQWYNLIAAKADWKKSDKADAIEKIIKAYHTDEVKKVIEESSDGMDQPVW
- a CDS encoding methionine ABC transporter ATP-binding protein, with the protein product MGKEIIKLDHIDVVFNQKKQDIRAVEDVTIHINQGDIYGIVGYSGAGKSTLVRVINLLQVPSAGKITVDDTVFYDHHQVQLTAAELRQKRKDIGMIFQHFNLMAQMTAKENVAFALKHSPLSAAEKDKKVHTLLDLVGLADRADNYPAQLSGGQKQRVAIARALANDPKILISDESTSALDPKTTKQILALLQDLNQKLGLTIVLITHEMQIVKDIANRVAVMQNGRLIEEGSVLDIFSNPKNELTQDFITTATGINEAMIKINQQRIVQNLPENSILAHLKYSGVVTDTAIINDIYKQYHISANILHANIEILDHVPVGEMVVILSGETKQLAAVQESLRETGVELHVLKEGSN